Proteins found in one Saccharopolyspora phatthalungensis genomic segment:
- a CDS encoding type I polyketide synthase, giving the protein MRHAAETASDALAVVGMSCRLPGGLNSPDEFWSALRAGRDVIGEPPPGRFDPERFLDADPQRPGKTYTFAGGYLADIAGFDAEYFGISPREAHLMDPQQRLLLEMTAEAFDDAGIARSRVAGSDTGVFVGMSDLSYAALQQSVPRVISSHSMSGAALSMAANRLSYVFDLRGPSMTVDTACSSALVAMHQACEGLRTGRLGLAVVGGVNLLLNPYNFVGFSKATMLSKKGRCASFSAEADGYVRAEGGGIVVLKRLCDAVADGDRVHAVVLGSGTNADGRASGALVPAAETQAALLRGVYGGFGIDPDDLVYFEAHGTGTPIGDPVECEAIGRALGTRRGAALPLGSVKTNLGHLEPASGIAGVLKAVLVLRHGTIPASLHADPLDPAIDFDGMGLEVVRAARRVDVRERSVVGVNSFGFGGANAHVILGAAPNAAAAALPADPATRPLPLVVSARTREALVAAVKRTAERLDATPFAEFYDACYTAARRREQHPYRAAVLAETPSAAAELLSALATDDAAPGSGPASTGKRVAFAFAGNGTQWAGMGAQLLREEPVFAVAVREVDAALAPLLGWSVAEKLAATTEPAAMTATEVAQPALFALQVGLVALLAEYGVRPSAVVGYSVGEVAAAHVSGALDLETAARVIVERSRIQGRTAGQGRMAAIGLGAEGARELLAAYGGRLEIAGINAADHVTISGDGESLRALATQLSESDVFVRELDLDYAFHSHVMDPTETDQRGALADIVASRTRVPLVSTVTGAPIEGPELTGDYWWRNIRQPVRFAAAARHLVEQGVDTVVEIGPDAALKPYLRRAGATAVPTMTRSAAGGDAVRAAVATVIANGVEIDWSGYFPLPGRVVDLPAYPWQRERYWQAEPSMWLRSVGDGNTVHPLLGDRVPVAEPTWHNEIERARLPWLGDHLVDDTVVIPAAGYIEMALAAGRQRFDSAAELDTLDIPTACALPWDSEMDMRLQTSLSDEDGVLRIASQSDSKREWRLHARGRVRPRIGRAPNEIDPTAFRESAATRIGGDEFYDRLDATRLSCGPTFRLLHELWTVGDKVLARYSHDLPDNDFEAHPAVLDAALQAGVPLLPGMNESPGAAARTAYLPISIGRARVWARPTPHGFIHVRLRSRVPREVCWDVLVTDESGQVTVEMSECRVRRVGTIADGRPTELVTVPLAAPRHGQEIEASALPEPSEVLTGAEEAIAELRATKGTQVRAVLPLIRRLSACCAVSAFRTLLGDRSEFATVDLMEASVLPKYAKLVDVFVGIAREHGLVTSAGAGTWRIVEAPAPEPVLAEVLWQHPDDAAAAMLYGRFGLHLVDILSGRSDPLDLAFQDSGSEIIEWFYEKASLPAFYNGVARDVVRSIAETIPADRSLRILEVGAGTGGTTSAVLPVVPSDRTSYVFTDVSSSFFPRAQERFADHGFVDYRQLDLNQDFGEQGFAPGQFDLIIASNALHATTELGSALQRLGELLTDGGQLLVYEAHDTSLLALAFGLFDAFWAFTDIDLRTASPLVAADRWPSLLRESGFDDVIQIGLTDDEEPESSVLLARRRRDASPARTRPAGDGVTRWLIAAESPADADLFVKLGRELAEADCVSVDQVEMSTDSDVWFDLVPPGEGPVDVVLLFGAGESEPEDIVRSAAVIRAVADAAQRVDAEVTCWLVLPSAEVEIGSGTVEPVSAAVWGMARSVANESHWMELNRIALERGTDSAADARRLSVELLDPDDEDEIMLTPRGRFVPRLRQRPAGTLPVGADTDRPYTLALRDQGLSYRLAWVESTAPRLGPDEVLVEVRAAALNYRDMMVAVGLLPPVAEAEGHIESEQLLGLECAGVVCETGSQVTDLRVGDRVFGMTVAAFGSHTVASARSVARIPEGMSFAAAATIPIAYLTVHYGLGHLASLAPGETVLVHGAAGGVGLAAIRFAELCGARVIATAGSPAKRDCLRMLGIRHVLDSRSMEFADEVREITGGRGVDVVLNSLSGDGIARGLEVLGTNGRFVELGKRDIYGNSRMLMGTLRKNISFFAVDIGNLPLGRPDLAADQFAEVARRLDAGEYRPLPHQSFAAAGIDDAFRLMQHSRHVGKLVVCFDEPVPVERTALPSLAPDGTYLVTGGLGGFAFAAARRLAERGARHLALVGRRGPATPGAEEKVAELAALGTEVSVYAADVADRDAMRAVFQQIDDGGYPVRGVVHAAMHLDDEILIDLDDDRFRAVLSPKIGGGLVLDELTRGRDLDFFVVFSSGSVAIGNVKQSAYVAANAALEALVRVRRRRGEPALAIQWGAISDVGYAARTGISVAFERFGIGTATAQEALDIFDRLLGCDDPVVTVANFEWGQASEFLPVLKAPRTAGLLPPEIEGTGYRVDQLVERIRAESVEARRRLVDDTLAQLVAVVLQTTPDRLDRNRSLDQMGMDSLMAMELLLKARKQFQVDIPPMALASSVGTISGMGRIILDHLGFGVATEPGEPMNGTGTGDEQGPAATTMSRE; this is encoded by the coding sequence ATGCGTCACGCTGCTGAAACTGCTTCGGATGCCTTGGCCGTGGTCGGAATGTCCTGCCGGTTGCCGGGCGGGCTCAACAGCCCGGACGAGTTCTGGTCGGCGCTGCGGGCCGGGCGCGATGTCATCGGCGAGCCGCCACCGGGGCGTTTCGATCCGGAGCGGTTCCTGGACGCGGACCCGCAACGCCCCGGGAAGACGTACACCTTCGCCGGCGGGTACCTGGCCGACATCGCAGGATTCGATGCGGAGTACTTCGGGATCTCGCCGCGTGAGGCGCATCTGATGGACCCGCAGCAACGCCTGCTGCTGGAGATGACCGCGGAAGCGTTCGATGATGCGGGGATCGCGCGGTCGCGGGTGGCGGGGTCGGACACCGGGGTGTTCGTGGGCATGTCGGACCTGTCGTACGCCGCGCTGCAGCAGTCGGTGCCGCGCGTCATTTCGTCGCACAGCATGAGTGGTGCGGCGCTGTCGATGGCAGCGAACCGTCTTTCCTACGTCTTCGACTTGCGTGGGCCGAGCATGACGGTGGATACGGCGTGTTCCTCGGCGCTGGTGGCGATGCATCAGGCTTGCGAGGGCCTGCGGACCGGCCGGTTGGGGCTGGCGGTGGTGGGCGGGGTGAACCTGCTGCTCAACCCCTACAACTTCGTCGGGTTCTCGAAGGCGACGATGCTGTCGAAAAAGGGGCGGTGTGCGTCCTTTTCGGCCGAGGCGGACGGCTATGTGCGTGCCGAGGGCGGCGGTATCGTCGTGCTCAAGCGCCTGTGCGATGCGGTGGCCGACGGGGACCGGGTGCACGCGGTGGTGCTGGGCAGTGGCACCAACGCCGACGGAAGGGCGAGCGGAGCGCTCGTCCCGGCGGCGGAAACGCAGGCGGCGCTACTGCGCGGGGTGTATGGCGGTTTCGGGATCGACCCCGATGATCTGGTGTACTTCGAGGCGCACGGCACCGGCACCCCGATCGGTGATCCGGTGGAGTGCGAGGCCATCGGCCGGGCGCTGGGGACTCGCCGCGGTGCGGCCCTGCCGCTGGGGTCGGTGAAGACGAATCTGGGGCACCTCGAACCGGCCTCGGGAATCGCCGGTGTGCTCAAGGCGGTGCTGGTGTTGCGCCACGGCACCATCCCGGCCTCGCTGCACGCCGACCCGCTGGATCCGGCGATCGACTTCGACGGCATGGGGCTGGAGGTGGTCCGCGCCGCCCGCCGGGTGGACGTGCGGGAGCGCTCCGTGGTCGGCGTGAACAGTTTTGGTTTCGGCGGCGCGAATGCGCACGTCATCCTCGGGGCCGCGCCGAACGCCGCCGCAGCCGCGTTGCCCGCGGATCCGGCGACCCGGCCACTGCCGCTCGTGGTCTCCGCTCGGACGCGGGAAGCTCTCGTGGCGGCGGTAAAACGCACCGCCGAACGACTGGACGCGACGCCGTTTGCGGAGTTCTACGACGCCTGCTACACCGCCGCCCGACGGCGTGAGCAGCACCCGTATCGCGCCGCGGTGCTCGCCGAAACCCCTTCCGCGGCAGCCGAACTCCTCTCGGCGCTGGCCACCGACGACGCGGCACCCGGGTCCGGGCCGGCCAGCACGGGTAAACGGGTGGCGTTCGCGTTCGCCGGGAACGGAACCCAGTGGGCTGGGATGGGTGCGCAGCTGTTGCGCGAGGAACCCGTTTTCGCTGTGGCCGTCCGCGAGGTGGACGCCGCACTGGCTCCGCTGCTGGGCTGGTCGGTGGCCGAAAAGCTGGCCGCCACGACGGAGCCGGCGGCGATGACGGCCACCGAAGTCGCCCAGCCCGCGCTGTTCGCACTCCAGGTCGGCCTCGTGGCGCTGCTCGCCGAGTACGGGGTGCGCCCGTCGGCGGTGGTGGGTTACAGCGTCGGTGAGGTCGCTGCCGCCCACGTATCCGGCGCGCTCGATCTGGAAACGGCGGCTCGGGTTATCGTCGAACGCAGCCGGATTCAAGGACGCACGGCGGGACAGGGCCGGATGGCCGCGATCGGCCTCGGTGCCGAAGGCGCCCGGGAATTGCTCGCGGCCTACGGCGGCCGCCTGGAGATCGCCGGGATCAACGCCGCCGACCACGTCACGATCTCCGGGGACGGTGAATCCCTGCGCGCCCTCGCGACCCAACTGTCCGAGAGCGACGTCTTCGTACGCGAACTCGATCTGGATTACGCGTTCCACAGCCATGTCATGGACCCGACCGAGACCGACCAGCGCGGAGCACTCGCTGATATCGTCGCGTCGCGCACTCGCGTACCGCTGGTGTCCACAGTGACCGGTGCTCCGATCGAAGGGCCGGAGCTGACCGGCGACTACTGGTGGCGCAACATCCGCCAGCCGGTCCGTTTCGCCGCCGCGGCCCGGCATCTCGTCGAGCAAGGCGTCGATACCGTGGTGGAGATCGGCCCGGACGCCGCACTCAAGCCTTACCTGCGTCGCGCCGGAGCCACGGCCGTTCCGACGATGACCCGGTCGGCAGCGGGCGGGGACGCGGTGCGTGCCGCGGTTGCGACAGTGATCGCCAACGGCGTCGAGATCGACTGGTCCGGCTACTTTCCGCTCCCGGGCCGGGTGGTGGACCTCCCCGCGTACCCGTGGCAGCGGGAGCGGTACTGGCAGGCCGAGCCGAGCATGTGGCTGCGGTCGGTAGGCGACGGGAACACGGTCCACCCACTGCTGGGCGACCGAGTTCCGGTAGCGGAACCCACCTGGCACAACGAGATCGAACGAGCCCGACTGCCCTGGCTGGGCGACCACTTGGTCGACGACACCGTGGTAATCCCGGCCGCCGGCTACATCGAGATGGCCCTAGCCGCCGGACGGCAGCGGTTCGACTCCGCCGCCGAGCTGGACACTCTGGACATCCCGACCGCATGCGCGCTGCCGTGGGATTCCGAAATGGACATGCGGCTGCAGACCTCTTTGTCCGATGAGGACGGCGTGCTGCGGATAGCCAGCCAGAGCGACTCGAAAAGGGAGTGGCGTCTGCATGCACGCGGGCGCGTGCGCCCAAGAATCGGGCGCGCTCCCAACGAGATCGACCCAACCGCGTTCCGCGAGTCCGCGGCCACCCGCATTGGCGGCGACGAGTTCTACGACCGGTTGGACGCCACCCGCCTGAGCTGCGGCCCGACGTTCCGGCTGCTGCACGAACTGTGGACCGTCGGTGACAAGGTCCTGGCCCGCTACTCCCACGACCTGCCCGACAACGACTTCGAGGCCCACCCCGCGGTACTTGACGCCGCCCTGCAAGCCGGGGTGCCGTTGCTGCCGGGGATGAACGAGAGTCCAGGCGCGGCCGCACGGACCGCATACCTGCCCATATCGATCGGCCGCGCCCGGGTGTGGGCCCGACCGACGCCGCACGGATTCATTCATGTGCGGCTGCGTTCAAGAGTTCCGCGCGAGGTGTGCTGGGACGTCCTCGTCACCGACGAATCCGGCCAGGTGACCGTGGAAATGAGCGAGTGCCGGGTACGGCGGGTCGGCACGATTGCCGACGGTCGTCCCACCGAACTCGTCACGGTGCCGTTGGCCGCACCGCGCCACGGACAAGAGATCGAGGCGAGCGCACTCCCGGAGCCTTCCGAGGTCCTGACCGGTGCCGAGGAGGCGATCGCCGAGCTGCGGGCCACGAAAGGCACGCAGGTTCGTGCGGTCCTGCCGCTGATCCGTCGGTTGTCGGCGTGCTGTGCAGTGTCGGCGTTTCGGACGCTGCTCGGCGACCGCTCCGAGTTCGCTACGGTCGACCTGATGGAAGCCAGCGTGCTCCCAAAGTACGCGAAGCTGGTTGACGTGTTCGTCGGCATCGCGCGGGAGCATGGACTGGTGACCTCGGCCGGCGCGGGAACCTGGCGCATCGTCGAAGCCCCCGCTCCCGAACCGGTGCTGGCCGAGGTCCTTTGGCAGCATCCGGACGACGCCGCGGCGGCCATGCTCTACGGCCGGTTCGGCCTGCACCTGGTGGATATCCTGTCCGGTCGCAGTGACCCGCTGGATCTGGCTTTCCAGGACAGCGGCAGCGAAATCATCGAGTGGTTCTACGAGAAGGCGTCGTTGCCGGCCTTCTACAATGGAGTCGCCCGCGATGTGGTCCGGTCGATCGCCGAAACCATTCCGGCGGATCGGTCGTTGCGAATCTTGGAGGTCGGCGCTGGGACGGGCGGCACCACTTCGGCCGTCCTGCCGGTGGTGCCATCCGATCGCACGTCGTATGTGTTCACCGATGTCTCGTCGTCGTTCTTCCCGCGAGCGCAGGAACGGTTCGCCGACCACGGTTTCGTCGACTACCGGCAGCTGGATCTAAACCAGGACTTCGGCGAGCAGGGCTTCGCGCCCGGTCAATTCGATTTGATCATCGCCTCCAACGCGCTGCACGCCACCACGGAGCTGGGTAGTGCGCTGCAACGGCTCGGCGAACTGCTGACCGACGGCGGGCAGTTGCTCGTCTACGAGGCACACGACACGTCGCTTTTGGCGCTGGCCTTCGGACTCTTCGACGCGTTCTGGGCATTCACGGACATCGACCTGCGTACCGCCTCGCCGCTCGTCGCGGCAGACCGGTGGCCGTCGCTGCTGCGCGAGTCCGGCTTCGACGATGTCATCCAGATCGGTCTTACCGACGATGAGGAACCCGAGTCCTCGGTGCTGCTGGCCAGAAGGCGGCGGGACGCTTCCCCTGCACGGACGCGCCCGGCCGGGGACGGCGTCACGCGCTGGCTGATCGCCGCCGAGAGCCCGGCCGATGCCGACCTGTTCGTGAAACTCGGCCGGGAACTGGCTGAAGCCGACTGCGTCTCGGTTGACCAGGTCGAGATGAGCACCGACTCGGACGTGTGGTTCGACCTGGTTCCGCCCGGCGAGGGCCCGGTAGACGTGGTGCTGCTGTTCGGTGCGGGCGAGTCCGAGCCGGAGGACATCGTGCGGTCCGCAGCGGTGATTCGCGCGGTGGCCGACGCGGCCCAACGAGTGGACGCCGAGGTGACGTGCTGGCTGGTCCTTCCCTCCGCCGAGGTCGAGATCGGATCAGGAACGGTCGAGCCGGTGTCTGCGGCGGTGTGGGGTATGGCGCGGTCGGTGGCCAACGAGTCGCACTGGATGGAGCTCAACCGGATCGCGCTGGAACGCGGAACGGATTCGGCCGCGGACGCAAGACGGTTGAGCGTCGAGCTACTCGATCCCGACGACGAGGACGAGATCATGCTGACCCCACGGGGGCGGTTCGTCCCGCGCCTGAGGCAACGACCGGCCGGGACACTCCCCGTCGGAGCCGACACGGACCGGCCCTACACGTTGGCACTGCGTGACCAGGGCCTGTCCTACCGCCTGGCTTGGGTCGAAAGCACTGCCCCCCGACTGGGACCGGACGAGGTGCTGGTGGAGGTCCGGGCGGCCGCGCTGAACTACCGGGACATGATGGTGGCCGTCGGCCTGCTGCCGCCGGTCGCCGAAGCCGAGGGCCACATCGAGTCCGAGCAGTTGCTGGGCTTGGAGTGCGCGGGCGTGGTGTGCGAGACGGGTTCCCAGGTGACCGATCTGCGGGTCGGAGACCGGGTATTCGGGATGACGGTCGCGGCGTTCGGGTCGCATACGGTGGCCAGCGCGCGGTCGGTGGCGCGGATCCCGGAGGGGATGTCCTTCGCAGCGGCGGCGACGATCCCGATCGCCTACCTCACGGTGCACTACGGGCTTGGGCATCTTGCGAGCCTCGCACCGGGGGAGACCGTATTGGTGCACGGTGCGGCCGGTGGGGTCGGCTTGGCGGCCATCCGGTTCGCCGAACTGTGCGGGGCGAGGGTGATCGCCACGGCGGGATCCCCGGCCAAGCGGGACTGCCTGCGGATGCTCGGGATCCGGCACGTGCTCGACTCACGCAGCATGGAATTCGCCGACGAGGTCCGGGAGATCACCGGTGGTCGCGGCGTTGACGTGGTGCTCAATTCGCTCAGCGGGGACGGCATCGCGCGCGGCCTGGAGGTGTTGGGCACCAACGGCAGGTTCGTGGAACTCGGCAAGCGCGACATTTACGGCAACAGCCGGATGCTCATGGGCACGCTGCGGAAGAACATCAGTTTCTTCGCGGTGGACATCGGCAATCTGCCGTTGGGCCGCCCGGACTTGGCGGCCGATCAGTTCGCCGAGGTCGCGCGTCGCCTCGATGCCGGGGAGTACCGGCCGCTGCCCCACCAGTCGTTCGCCGCCGCCGGCATCGACGACGCATTCCGGTTGATGCAGCACTCCCGGCACGTCGGCAAGCTCGTGGTCTGCTTCGACGAACCCGTGCCAGTGGAACGAACCGCCCTACCGAGCCTCGCCCCGGACGGTACGTATCTGGTCACCGGTGGGCTCGGTGGGTTCGCGTTCGCGGCGGCACGTCGACTGGCCGAACGCGGCGCCCGGCACCTCGCCCTGGTCGGCCGACGGGGACCGGCCACTCCTGGAGCCGAGGAAAAGGTCGCCGAACTCGCCGCGCTCGGCACCGAGGTCTCCGTGTACGCCGCCGACGTCGCCGACCGCGACGCCATGCGCGCGGTGTTTCAACAGATCGACGACGGCGGGTACCCAGTGCGTGGCGTCGTGCACGCCGCGATGCACCTGGACGACGAGATCCTGATCGACCTCGACGATGATCGCTTCCGAGCCGTGCTGTCACCGAAGATCGGCGGTGGGTTGGTGCTCGACGAACTCACCCGTGGACGTGACCTCGACTTCTTCGTCGTGTTCTCGTCCGGCTCCGTGGCGATCGGCAACGTCAAGCAGAGCGCGTATGTCGCTGCAAACGCCGCCCTCGAAGCCCTCGTCCGCGTCCGCCGGCGGCGTGGTGAGCCGGCACTGGCGATCCAGTGGGGCGCCATCAGCGACGTCGGTTACGCTGCGCGCACCGGGATATCGGTGGCGTTCGAGCGATTCGGCATAGGGACCGCGACCGCACAGGAGGCGCTGGACATCTTCGACCGGCTGCTCGGTTGTGACGACCCGGTGGTCACCGTGGCGAACTTCGAATGGGGACAGGCAAGCGAATTCCTGCCCGTGCTCAAAGCACCCCGCACCGCCGGTCTGCTGCCGCCGGAAATCGAGGGCACCGGCTACCGTGTCGACCAACTCGTCGAGCGAATTCGGGCGGAGTCCGTCGAAGCCCGTCGCCGGTTGGTGGACGACACCCTGGCGCAACTGGTCGCGGTGGTCCTGCAGACCACGCCGGATCGGCTGGACCGAAACCGATCATTGGACCAAATGGGCATGGACTCGCTGATGGCGATGGAACTTCTGCTCAAGGCACGCAAGCAGTTCCAGGTGGACATTCCGCCGATGGCGCTGGCCAGCAGCGTCGGAACCATCAGCGGCATGGGGCGCATCATCCTGGATCACCTCGGCTTCGGCGTCGCGACCGAGCCCGGTGAACCAATGAACGGAACCGGGACGGGAGACGAGCAAGGCCCCGCAGCCACGACAATGTCCCGCGAATGA
- a CDS encoding DUF6230 family protein, with protein MTDASGEQEPARPGRTRKARFAMVLFANLLATGVLLVLTATSALPVSFNLSGLPFKVSAERFDSDGFLQIPRLENTPDGRLPVGVTTVVSAEIRGLCESVVIPSPAGPVTVRITAGKQAPVTVKNLALNLTDLAGNTTFRELHLGPRPPGHEDPGAIGGILQRADSVSIDQLRVKTNTLAVGTMNLTDMRFKVVYGAEECF; from the coding sequence ATGACCGATGCATCCGGAGAGCAGGAACCCGCGCGGCCGGGACGCACCAGGAAAGCGCGCTTCGCCATGGTTCTATTCGCGAACCTCCTCGCCACCGGGGTTCTGCTGGTACTCACCGCGACTTCCGCGCTGCCGGTCTCGTTCAACCTTTCCGGCTTGCCGTTCAAGGTTTCCGCGGAGCGCTTCGACAGCGACGGCTTCCTGCAGATCCCCCGGCTGGAGAACACCCCCGACGGACGCCTGCCGGTCGGCGTCACCACTGTCGTATCCGCCGAGATACGCGGCTTATGCGAATCCGTCGTGATCCCCAGCCCCGCCGGACCTGTCACGGTCCGCATCACCGCCGGCAAACAGGCACCGGTCACGGTGAAAAATCTGGCACTGAACCTGACCGACCTGGCCGGCAACACCACCTTCCGGGAGCTGCACCTGGGACCGCGCCCGCCCGGCCACGAGGACCCCGGCGCCATCGGTGGGATCCTTCAGCGTGCCGATTCGGTGTCCATCGACCAACTGCGGGTCAAGACCAACACCCTCGCCGTCGGCACGATGAATCTGACCGACATGCGATTCAAAGTCGTCTACGGCGCCGAGGAATGCTTCTGA
- a CDS encoding DUF6114 domain-containing protein, with protein sequence MARGIGDSVTAFSQWRATRPFLAGLLTLFAGMELAVVPVLSVRFILIQGGPGIGSLLVAAALVGCGILLWTKPWRHNLLGAGIIALAFTSYVTTNLGGFLIGMVLALIGGALAVSWRAIEK encoded by the coding sequence ATGGCTCGCGGAATCGGCGACTCGGTGACCGCGTTCAGCCAATGGCGGGCCACCCGGCCCTTCCTCGCCGGCCTGCTGACGCTGTTCGCGGGTATGGAACTCGCGGTCGTTCCGGTGCTCAGCGTCCGGTTCATTCTCATCCAGGGCGGTCCGGGAATCGGTTCGCTTCTCGTGGCCGCCGCGCTCGTGGGCTGCGGAATCCTGCTGTGGACCAAGCCCTGGCGGCACAACCTGCTGGGCGCGGGCATCATCGCGCTCGCCTTCACCTCGTACGTAACGACGAACCTGGGCGGATTCCTCATCGGCATGGTGCTGGCGCTGATCGGCGGGGCGCTGGCGGTGTCCTGGCGCGCGATCGAAAAATGA
- a CDS encoding SDR family NAD(P)-dependent oxidoreductase gives MGVAKRTVSRLFYGYRRVNERGLARAVTGKTVLVTGASHGIGRATARKLAAAGAHVVLVARSQHHLDDLAAEITADGGAAIALRTNLTDFDEVDNLTKYVRDEFGRVDILVSNAGKSVRRAIHDSYDRFHEHQSLININYLGPVKLTLGLLPLMRAHGGGLLVNVATFATRLPPWPRWAGYQASKSAFDIWLRGTVAELRQDGIRLATVYPGFVDTRMSAPTAHLRRLPPLHLDDAANLVCAAIVRGRGNIGPRWIPLIDGAAGLCQDIASRVATTAHRHMA, from the coding sequence ATGGGCGTGGCTAAGCGGACGGTTTCCCGGTTGTTCTACGGGTACCGGCGCGTGAACGAACGCGGGCTCGCGCGCGCCGTCACCGGCAAGACCGTCCTGGTCACGGGAGCGTCCCACGGCATTGGCCGCGCCACCGCAAGGAAACTCGCCGCCGCCGGAGCGCACGTTGTCCTGGTCGCACGCTCCCAGCACCACCTGGACGATCTTGCCGCGGAGATCACGGCCGACGGCGGCGCGGCGATCGCGCTGCGCACCAACCTCACCGACTTCGACGAGGTCGACAACCTCACCAAATACGTTCGCGACGAGTTTGGCCGCGTCGACATCCTCGTCAGCAACGCGGGCAAATCCGTCCGGCGAGCGATTCACGACTCCTACGACCGCTTCCACGAGCACCAAAGCCTGATCAACATCAACTACCTCGGCCCCGTCAAGCTCACCCTCGGGCTGCTGCCGCTCATGCGGGCACATGGCGGCGGACTCCTGGTCAACGTCGCCACGTTCGCAACCCGGCTGCCGCCTTGGCCGCGCTGGGCCGGTTACCAGGCATCGAAATCCGCCTTCGACATCTGGCTGCGCGGCACCGTCGCCGAACTGCGCCAAGACGGCATCAGACTCGCCACCGTCTACCCGGGATTCGTCGACACCCGCATGAGCGCCCCAACCGCGCATCTGCGCCGACTGCCGCCGTTGCACCTCGACGACGCCGCGAACCTGGTCTGCGCCGCCATCGTCCGCGGCCGCGGCAACATCGGCCCGCGGTGGATCCCCCTCATCGATGGAGCGGCGGGCCTGTGCCAGGACATCGCCTCGCGGGTCGCCACAACGGCGCACCGCCACATGGCCTGA
- a CDS encoding NAD(P)-dependent alcohol dehydrogenase: MYNQAAVLHAPHDLRIEERPVPTPGPREVLIEVRAVGICGSDVHYYEHGRIGDFTVTSPLVLGHEAMGVVVGHGPGASRHAAGTRVAIEPGVPCGRCTECRTGRYNLCADVAFFATPPVDGAFARYVTVNEDFAHPVPDQVSDTAAALLEPLSVGLWAVGKARVGPGDRVLITGAGPVGLLALQAARIAGAGHVVVTDVNQHRLNTAAALGADRTLRPGTDPFDDMRADVLLECSGAPSAVSTGIRALRPAGTAVLVGMGPGSDIPLPVALIQNREITVTGTFRYANTYPAAVALSASGRVDLDTLATGTFPLADTEIALQAGRSDPTTIKPVVIPA, translated from the coding sequence ATGTACAACCAGGCTGCGGTGCTGCACGCCCCGCACGATCTCCGCATCGAGGAACGTCCGGTGCCCACCCCAGGACCACGGGAGGTGCTCATCGAGGTCCGGGCGGTCGGGATCTGCGGCTCCGATGTCCACTACTACGAGCACGGTCGAATCGGCGACTTCACCGTCACCTCCCCCCTCGTGCTTGGCCACGAGGCGATGGGTGTGGTCGTCGGTCACGGGCCCGGGGCGTCCCGCCACGCCGCGGGGACCCGCGTGGCCATCGAACCCGGTGTGCCTTGCGGCCGGTGCACGGAATGCCGCACCGGCCGCTACAACCTCTGCGCCGACGTCGCGTTCTTCGCCACCCCGCCGGTCGACGGCGCATTCGCCCGGTACGTCACCGTCAACGAGGACTTCGCCCATCCCGTCCCCGACCAGGTTTCCGACACCGCGGCCGCCTTGCTGGAGCCGTTGTCGGTCGGGCTGTGGGCCGTCGGCAAAGCCCGGGTAGGCCCCGGCGACAGGGTGTTGATCACCGGCGCCGGACCGGTCGGGCTCCTGGCCCTCCAAGCCGCCCGTATCGCCGGGGCAGGCCACGTCGTGGTCACCGATGTCAACCAGCACCGGTTGAACACCGCCGCCGCACTCGGCGCGGACCGAACCCTGCGACCCGGCACCGACCCGTTCGACGACATGCGCGCCGACGTGCTGCTGGAGTGTTCCGGAGCCCCTTCCGCAGTGAGCACCGGGATCCGGGCGCTGCGCCCGGCCGGCACCGCAGTGCTGGTCGGCATGGGCCCCGGCAGCGATATACCGCTGCCCGTCGCACTGATCCAGAACCGCGAAATCACCGTCACCGGAACTTTCCGCTACGCCAACACCTATCCCGCCGCGGTCGCCCTCAGCGCCTCGGGCCGAGTGGACCTGGACACGCTGGCGACCGGGACGTTTCCGTTGGCCGACACCGAAATCGCACTGCAAGCCGGCCGCAGCGACCCCACCACGATCAAACCCGTTGTCATACCGGCATAA